Proteins from one Juglans microcarpa x Juglans regia isolate MS1-56 chromosome 6S, Jm3101_v1.0, whole genome shotgun sequence genomic window:
- the LOC121237851 gene encoding exopolygalacturonase-like, protein MSLTFFLGWVCLLMSLLQCPVESQGPPKSFNVMEYGAIADGTTDNSEAFLKAWKEACEWKGRAGVLVPLGKIFMVNSIMFEGPCEGHEMAFVIRGTLKAPTDPSKFLTENWINFRYVDNLTVSGSGTLDGQGKVAWPYNDCHTNPHCPALPVTMRFDFVRNARVHHLRSIDSKNAHFIIFGCQDMNISNINISAPGDSPNTDGIKIGSSQRIGIAHSIIGTGDDCIAMLPGTREVNISDVVCGPGHGISIGSLGKSGDEDVLSGIVVKNCTFQGTSDGVRIKTWANPMLKDTQAFNFVYEDIFMDNVGNPIIIDQQYCPVPPCKFVPSRVQISNVTYRNIWGSSGSKVAVTLRCSETRPCNNVVLEDINLSYVRGNEGNATALCSHVNGHALGKQNPASCL, encoded by the exons atgagtttgacaTTTTTTCTTGGTTGGGTTTGCTTGCTAATGTCTTTGCTGCAATGCCCTGTAGAATCTCAAGGCCCACCCAAGTCTTTCAACGTGATGGAATATGGAGCAATTGCAGATGGAACCACAGACAACAGTGAG GCATTTCTGAAGGCATGGAAGGAAGCATGTGAATGGAAAGGAAGGGCAGGAGTTTTGGTCCCACTGGGAAAAATATTCATGGTGAACTCGATAATGTTTGAGGGTCCTTGCGAAGGGCATGAGATGGCATTTGTGATCAGAGGCACTCTCAAGGCTCCAACAGATCCATCCAAGTTCTTAACTGAGAATTGGATTAATTTCAGATATGTAGATAATTTGACAGTGAGTGGCAGCGGCACCTTGGACGGCCAAGGAAAGGTGGCTTGGCCTTACAATGACTGCCACACGAATCCTCATTGTCCAGCTCTTCCTGTT ACAATGAGATTTGATTTCGTCAGGAACGCACGAGTTCATCACTTAAGATCCATTGACAGCAAGAACGCCCATTTTATCATATTCGGATGTCAGGACATGAACATCAGTAATATCAACATATCAGCCCCCGGTGACAGCCCCAACACCGACGGGATAAAGATTGGAAGCTCACAGCGCATCGGAATCGCACATTCGATTATCGGTACCGGCGATGACTGCATAGCCATGCTACCCGGAACCAGAGAGGTCAATATTTCCGATGTTGTTTGTGGACCTGGGCATGGAATAAGCATTGGGAGCCTCGGAAAATCCGGGGATGAAGATGTTTTGTCGGGTATTGTCGTAAAAAACTGCACCTTCCAGGGTACTTCAGATGGAGTGAGAATCAAAACATGGGCTAATCCAATGCTCAAGGACACTCAggcttttaattttgtatatgaagatATTTTCATGGATAATGTCGGCAATCCCATCATTATTGATCAACAATATTGCCCTGTCCCTCCTTGCAAGTTTGTG CCCTCTCGAGTGCAAATCAGCAATGTCACGTACAGAAACATCTGGGGAAGTTCTGGATCGAAAGTCGCAGTTACTCTCAGATGTAGCGAGACGAGACCATGCAATAACGTAGTGCTGGAAGACATCAATCTGTCTTACGTGAGGGGCAATGAAGGAAATGCAACTGCGTTGTGTTCTCACGTCAATGGACATGCCCTTGGCAAACAAAACCCTGCATCTTGCCTATAG
- the LOC121236637 gene encoding exopolygalacturonase-like: protein MSLTIFLGWVCLLMSGLPQFPSESQGPPKFFNVMEYGAIADGVTDNSEAFLKAWKEACEWKGRARVFVPLGKIFTVNSMMFEGPCKGQMAFVIRGILKAPTDPSKFLLTDKWINFRYIDNLTVSGGGTLDGQGKVAWPYNDCKKNSHCRALPTTMRFDFVRNARVHHLRSIDSKNTHFILFGCQDMNISHVRISAPGDSPNTDGIKIGSSQRIGISHSIIGTGDDCISMLPGTREVNISDVVCGPGHGISVGSLGKSGDEDALSGIAIKNCTFRGTSDGVRIKTWAYPMFMDTEASNLVYEDIFMDNVGNPIIIDQEYCPVPPCKFVPSRVQISNITYRNIWGSSRSKVAVTLRCSQTRPCNNVVLEDINLSYVRGNANVTALCSHVNGHALGKQNPASCL, encoded by the exons ATGAGTCTGACAATTTTTCTCGGTTGGGTTTGCTTGCTAATGTCCGGCTTGCCGCAATTCCCTTCAGAATCTCAAGGCCCACCCAAGTTTTTCAACGTGATGGAATATGGTGCAATTGCAGATGGAGTCACAGACAACAGTGAG GCATTTCTGAAGGCATGGAAGGAAGCATGTGAATGGAAAGGAAGGGCAAGAGTCTTTGTCCCACTGGGAAAAATATTCACTGTGAACTCGATGATGTTTGAGGGTCCTTGCAAAGGGCAGATGGCATTTGTGATCAGAGGGATTCTCAAAGCTCCAACAGATCCATCCAAGTTCTTACTTACTGATAAATGGATAAATTTCAGATACATAGATAATTTGACAGTGAGTGGCGGCGGCACGTTGGACGGCCAAGGAAAGGTGGCTTGGCCTTACAATGACTGCAAAAAGAATTCTCATTGCCGAGCTCTTCCCACT ACAATGAGATTCGATTTTGTTAGGAACGCAAGAGTTCATCACTTAAGATCCATTGACAGTAAGAACACCCATTTTATCCTATTCGGATGTCAGGACATGAACATCAGTCATGTCAGAATATCGGCCCCCGGTGACAGCCCCAACACCGACGGGATAAAGATTGGAAGCTCACAGCGCATTGGAATCTCACATTCGATTATCGGTACCGGCGATGACTGCATATCTATGCTGCCCGGAACTAGAGAGGTTAATATTTCCGATGTTGTTTGTGGACCTGGGCATGGAATTAGCGTTGGGAGCCTCGGAAAATCCGGGGATGAAGATGCTTTGTCGGGTATTGCCATAAAAAATTGCACCTTCCGGGGTACTTCAGATGGAGTGAGAATCAAAACATGGGCTTATCCAATGTTCATGGACACTGAGGCTTCTAACCTTGTATATGAAGATATTTTCATGGATAATGTCGGCAATCCCATCATTATTGATCAAGAATATTGCCCTGTCCCTCCTTGCAAGTTTGTG CCCTCTCGAGTGCAAATCAGCAATATCACATATAGAAACATATGGGGAAGTTCTAGATCGAAAGTCGCAGTTACTCTCAGATGTAGCCAGACGAGACCATGCAATAACGTGGTGCTGGAAGACATCAATCTGTCTTACGTGAGGGGCAATGCAAATGTAACTGCGTTGTGTTCTCACGTCAATGGACATGCCCTTGGCAAACAAAACCCTGCATCTTGCCTATAG
- the LOC121237825 gene encoding interactor of constitutive active ROPs 4, with the protein MPRSRGTEMPQRQSPRGAHPHRTSGSDSDPQHHRPITERSPKLGDRRSPRGAQSASLSQKKLGTRISDLESQLGQAQEELKILKEQLTSAEAAKKEAQEQLEKKTKKPVVLELVEIQGKDPPTEIQEYNRKDSTPQDEGLDDKRQETDILEVSVENVTAEPKDDKSQLTDQVEKETKQIVTCTEPPETPELEKPSFHDLALKKDEIDMLKDMLEERKKELKLFSQENEKMRNQLSEAALEVSSSKTKEGETALKLSQLGEELKKSKANEALLNEKLKAVEEAKETLELEMKKMRVQTEQWRKAADAAAAVLAGGVEMNGRISGRCVSMEKHFGGVFETPAGGYTSFVGSPGMDDDLDGLGSGKRKGSGIRKFGDLWKKKSQK; encoded by the exons ATGCCAAGATCAAG GGGAACAGAAATGCCCCAAAGGCAGTCTCCTCGAGGCGCACATCCACATAGGACATCTGGTTCTGATTCAGATCCACAGCATCATCGGCCAATTACTGAACGGAGTCCCAAGCTAGGGGATCGTAGGTCCCCAAGAGGTGCTCAATCTGCTTCACTAAGCCAGAAGAAACTTGGCACCCGCATTTCAGACTTAGAATCTCAACTTGGGCAAGCACAAGAAGAGCTAAAGATTCTGAAAGAGCAATTAACTTCAGCAGAGGCTGCAAAGAAAGAAGCTCAAGAGCAattggagaagaaaacaaagaagcCAGTTGTTCTAGAACTAGTGGAGATCCAAGGAAAGGATCCTCCAACGGAAATTCAAGAATATAACAGAAAAGACAGCACTCCTCAAGATGAGGGTCTGGATGATAAACGGCAGGAAACTGATATTTTGGAAGTTTCGGTGGAAAATGTAACAGCGGAGCCCAAGGATGATAAAAGCCAGCTGACTGATCAGGTTGAGAAAGAAACCAAACAAATTGTCACATGTACTGAACCACCAGAAACTCCAGAGCTGGAGAAACCATCCTTCCATGACTTGGCTCTGAAGAAGGACGAGATAGATATGCTGAAAGACATgttagaagagagaaaaaaggaacTAAAGTTGTTCAGTCAAGAAAACGAGAAAATGAGAAACCAGTTGAGTGAAGCAGCATTAGAAGTATCATCTTCTAAAACAAAGGAAGGGGAAACGGCCTTGAAGTTGAGCCAGCTGGGAGAAGAGTTGAAAAAAAGCAAAGCAAATGAAGCTCTGCTGAATGAGAAGCTGAAAGCTGTGGAAGAAGCAAAGGAGACACTAGAGCtagagatgaagaagatgagagtACAGACAGAGCAATGGAGAAAAGCAGCAGATGCTGCAGCAGCAGTGCTTGCTGGGGGTGTGGAGATGAACGGGAGAATCTCTGGGAGATGCGTCTCCATGGAGAAGCATTTTGGTGGTGTATTTGAGACACCTGCTGGTGGATACACTAGCTTTGTTGGATCACCGGGGATGGATGATGATTTGGATGGTCTTGGAAGTGGAAAGCGAAAGGGTTCAGGAATTAGAAAGTTTGGAGACTTGTGGAAAAAGAAGAGCCAGAAATGA